In Magnolia sinica isolate HGM2019 chromosome 12, MsV1, whole genome shotgun sequence, a single genomic region encodes these proteins:
- the LOC131220507 gene encoding uncharacterized protein LOC131220507 — translation MADVVPILVKIADVILLPFFLLIAVFVLLIDVQICFPTRTFPQFLVDLKEWYIEEFDDFLMVERPPLIVAAVWLVILFQWPLAIASIFGIIGKKSWYKTTYLMYGVSACSVMAPVLGHMIGTGKASDKMVMIHSSVLGPALIAILRGLVPPPIPFKSSAKKSE, via the exons ATGGCTGACGTTGTTCCGATTCTCGTCAAGATCGCTGACGTCATCCTCCTCCCTTTCTTTCTCCTCATCGCGGTGTTCGTTCTCCTCATCGACGTCCAGATCTGCTTCCCTACTCGCACCTTCCCTCAATTCCTCGTCGACTTGAAGGAGTGGTACATCGAGGAATTCGAcgactttttaatggtggaaaggCCGCCTTTAATCGTGGCAGCCGTATGGCTCGTGATCCTCTTCCAGTGGCCGCTCGCCATCGCCAGCATTTTCGGAATAATCGGCAAAAAATCGTGGTACAAAACCACGTATCTGATGTACGGCGTATCCGCTTGCAGCGTCATG GCTCCTGTTTTGGGACACATGATTGGGACAGGCAAAGCATCGGATAAGATGGTGATGATCCATTCATCGGTCTTGGGTCCCGCTCTCATCGCCATCCTACGTGGCCTCGTTCCTCCTCCAATTCCATTCAAGAGCAGCGCGAAAAAGAGCGAGTGA